The window GCCGACGCGCACATGGACTCGGTGCCGATGCTCGCGATCACGGGCCAGGTGTTCTCGACCCTGATGGGCACCGACGCGTTCCAGGAAGCCGACATCGTGGGAATCACGATGCCGATCACGAAGCACTCCTTCCTCGTGCGCCGGGCCGAGGACATCCCCTCGGCGATCGCCTCCGCCTATCACATCGCCTCGACCGGCCGCCCCGGCCCCGTGCTCGTCGACATCACGAAGGACGCGCAGCAGGAGCTCGCGCCGTTCGTGTGGCCCCCGCGCGTCGACTTGCCCGGCTACCGTCCCGTGACCAAGGCGCACGGAAAGCAGATCCACGCGGCGGCCCAGCTGCTCATGGAGGCCAAGAAGCCGGTGCTGTATGTGGGCGGCGGAGTGGTGCGCGCAGGCGCCTCCGACGAGCTGCGCGAGCTGGCGGAGACCACCGGCGCTCCGGTCGTCACGACCCTCATGGCTCGGGGGGCCTTCCCCGACTCGCACGAGCTGAACCTCGGAATGCCCGGAATGCACGGCACCGTCCCCGCCGTGCTCGCACTTCAGGAATCCGACCTGCTGATCTCCCTGGGTGCGCGCTTCGACGACCGCGTGACCGGCAAGGCCGCGGAGTTCGCACCTAACGCGAAAGTCGTTCACGTCGACGTCGATCCCGCGGAGATCTCGAAGATCCGCGTCGTGGACGTCCCGATCGTCGGCGATGCCAAGGACGTCATCGTCGATCTGACCACCGCCTACCGGCAGGCGACGCGAAACGGCGCGCCCGACCTCTCGGAATGGTGGCGCTACCTCGACGGCCTGCGTGAGCAGTTCCCGAGGGGCTACGCGCCGACGTCCGACGGTCTGCTGGCGCCGCAGTACGTGATCCAGCGCATCGGCGAGCTCACCGGGCCCGAGGGCGTCTACGTTGCCGGTGTCGGGCAGCACCAGATGTGGGCGGCGCAGTTCATCAACTACGAGCGTCCCAACGCGTGGCTGAACTCCGGCGGCGCCGGGACGATGGGCTACTCGGTTCCCGCCGCGATGGGCGCCAAGGTCGCTCAGCCGGACCGGCCCGTGTGGTCGATCGACGGCGACGGCTGCTTCCAGATGACGAATCAGGAGCTCGCGACCTGCGCGATAAACAACATCCCCATCAAGGTCGCGGTGATCAACAACTCCTCGCTCGGCATGGTGAAGCAGTGGCAGACGCTCTTCTACGACGGGCGTTACTCGAACACCGAGCTCAACACCGGACACGACTCGGTGCACATCCCCGACTTCGTGAAGCTCGCGGAGGCGTACGGCTGTCTCGGCATCCGCGTGACGAAGGAGGAGGAAGTCGACGACGCCATCAAGCTCGCGCTCGAGACGAACGACCGCCCCGTCGTCATCGACTTCGTCGTGAGCAAGGACGCCATGGTGTGGCCCATGGTTCCGCAGGGCGTGAGCAACAGCTACGTCCAGTACGCCCGAGACCACAGCCCCGCTTTCGAACAGGAGGACTGACCATGACCGCACACGTTCTCAGTCTTCTCGTCGAAGACAAGCCGGGCCTGCTGACCCGCGTCGCCGGGCTGTTCGCGCGCCGCGGATTCAACATCGAGTCTCTCGCCGTCGGCACGAGCGAGGTCAAGGGTCTGTCCCGCATCACCGTCGTCGTCGACGTCGAATCGCAGCCGCTCGAGCAAGTGACCAAGCAGCTCAACAAGCTCGTCAACGTCATCAAGATCGTCGAGCTCGACCCCGCACAGTCCGTGCAGCGCGAGCACATGCTGATCAAGGTGCGCGTCGATAACGCCACCCGCTCGCAAGTGCTCGAGGCGGTGAACCTCTTCCGCGCTCGCGTTGTCGACGTGGCCACCGACGCGCTCGTGATCGAGGTCACGGGCGACACAGGCAAGGTGCGGGCACTGCTTCGCGTGCTCGAGCCCTTCGGCATCAAGGAGCTCGCGCAGTCCGGCCTGCTCGCCATCGGGCGCGGACCGAAGTCCATCACGGACCGCGTCTTCAAGAACTGAATCGGGCGGACCGGCGCCCGCCGGCATCCGCTCGTCTTTACCTCAATAAGAAGGAGAACACACACAGTGACTGAGATTGTCTACGACCAGGACGCCGACCTCTCGCTCATCCAGGGCAAGAAGGTTGCGGTCATTGGCTACGGCTCGCAGGGACACGCGCACGCGCTCAACCTGCGCGACTCGGGCGTCGACGTCGTCATCGGCCTCAAGGAAGGCTCGAAGTCGATCGCGAAGGCCGAGGAGCAGGGCTTCACGGTCAAGAGCGTCGCCGACGCCTCCGCATGGGCCGACGTCGTCGTCATCCTGACGCCGGACCAGTACCAGCGCACGATCTTCGCCGAGTCCATCAAGGACAACCTGAGCGAGGGCAACGCGATCCTCTTCGGCCACGGCTTCAACATCCGCTTCGGCTACATCGAGGCTCCCGAGGGCGTCGACGTGCTCATGGTCGCCCCGAAGGGACCGGGCCACACGGTGCGTCGCGAGTTCGAGGCCGGACGCGGCGTTCCCGTCATCGTCGCCGTCGAGAAGGACGCGTCCGGCCAGGCCTGGGACCTCGCCTGGTCGTACGCGAAGGGCATCGGCGGACTCCGCGCCGGCGGCATCAAGACCACCTTCACGGAGGAGACCGAGACCGACCTGTTCGGCGAGCAGGCCGTGCTCTGCGGCGGCATGTCGCAGCTCGTCCAGTACGGCTTCGAGACCCTCACCGAGGCGGGCTACCAGCCGCAGATCGCCTACTTCGAGGTGCTGCACGAGCTCAAGCTCATCGTCGACCTCATGTGGGAGGGCGGCATCGCCAAGCAGCGCTGGTCGATCTCGGACACCGCCGAGTACGGCGACTACGTCTCGGGCCCGCGCGTCATCGACCCGCACGTCAAGGAGAACATGAAGGCCGTTCTCGCCGACATCCAGGACGGCACGTTCGCCAAGCGCTTCATCGCGGACCAGGAGAACGGGCAGAAGGAGTTCCT of the Paramicrobacterium humi genome contains:
- a CDS encoding acetolactate synthase large subunit translates to MPRDPQPSPTTPTPSSAAIANQPEQITGAEAVVRTLEMLGVEDIFGIPGGAILPVYDPLMDSTKLRHILVRHEQGAGHAAEGYASSSGKVGVCVATSGPGATNLVTAIADAHMDSVPMLAITGQVFSTLMGTDAFQEADIVGITMPITKHSFLVRRAEDIPSAIASAYHIASTGRPGPVLVDITKDAQQELAPFVWPPRVDLPGYRPVTKAHGKQIHAAAQLLMEAKKPVLYVGGGVVRAGASDELRELAETTGAPVVTTLMARGAFPDSHELNLGMPGMHGTVPAVLALQESDLLISLGARFDDRVTGKAAEFAPNAKVVHVDVDPAEISKIRVVDVPIVGDAKDVIVDLTTAYRQATRNGAPDLSEWWRYLDGLREQFPRGYAPTSDGLLAPQYVIQRIGELTGPEGVYVAGVGQHQMWAAQFINYERPNAWLNSGGAGTMGYSVPAAMGAKVAQPDRPVWSIDGDGCFQMTNQELATCAINNIPIKVAVINNSSLGMVKQWQTLFYDGRYSNTELNTGHDSVHIPDFVKLAEAYGCLGIRVTKEEEVDDAIKLALETNDRPVVIDFVVSKDAMVWPMVPQGVSNSYVQYARDHSPAFEQED
- the ilvN gene encoding acetolactate synthase small subunit; amino-acid sequence: MTAHVLSLLVEDKPGLLTRVAGLFARRGFNIESLAVGTSEVKGLSRITVVVDVESQPLEQVTKQLNKLVNVIKIVELDPAQSVQREHMLIKVRVDNATRSQVLEAVNLFRARVVDVATDALVIEVTGDTGKVRALLRVLEPFGIKELAQSGLLAIGRGPKSITDRVFKN
- the ilvC gene encoding ketol-acid reductoisomerase, which gives rise to MTEIVYDQDADLSLIQGKKVAVIGYGSQGHAHALNLRDSGVDVVIGLKEGSKSIAKAEEQGFTVKSVADASAWADVVVILTPDQYQRTIFAESIKDNLSEGNAILFGHGFNIRFGYIEAPEGVDVLMVAPKGPGHTVRREFEAGRGVPVIVAVEKDASGQAWDLAWSYAKGIGGLRAGGIKTTFTEETETDLFGEQAVLCGGMSQLVQYGFETLTEAGYQPQIAYFEVLHELKLIVDLMWEGGIAKQRWSISDTAEYGDYVSGPRVIDPHVKENMKAVLADIQDGTFAKRFIADQENGQKEFLELRAKGENHPIEKTGRELRKLFAWNSSSDDDYVDGSVSR